A genomic stretch from Sinorhizobium terangae includes:
- a CDS encoding YggS family pyridoxal phosphate-dependent enzyme produces the protein MEVQERLNDVVSRIRASEQAAKRAENAVTLVAVSKTFDADAIRPAIAAGQRVFGENRVQEAERKWPALRLETPDVELHLIGPLQSNKVADAVALFDVIETIDREKIARAVSAEMKRQGRILRLYVQVNTGLEPQKAGVAPEDTAAFVELCRGELAMRIEGLMCIPPVDENPGPHFALLQKLAGECGLDKLSMGMSGDFETAIAFGATSVRVGSAIFGAR, from the coding sequence ATGGAAGTGCAGGAGCGGTTGAACGATGTCGTGAGCCGGATTCGCGCCAGCGAACAAGCGGCAAAACGCGCCGAAAATGCCGTCACCCTTGTTGCCGTTTCGAAAACCTTCGATGCTGACGCGATCCGTCCGGCCATTGCTGCCGGCCAGCGTGTGTTCGGCGAAAATCGCGTCCAGGAGGCAGAGCGCAAATGGCCAGCGCTCCGTCTTGAGACGCCGGATGTCGAACTGCATCTGATCGGGCCGCTGCAGTCGAACAAGGTGGCCGACGCCGTCGCCCTCTTCGATGTCATCGAGACGATCGATCGCGAGAAGATTGCCCGGGCGGTCTCCGCCGAGATGAAGCGGCAGGGCCGCATCCTTCGCCTCTATGTCCAGGTCAACACCGGTCTGGAACCGCAGAAGGCCGGCGTCGCGCCGGAAGATACTGCCGCTTTCGTCGAACTCTGCCGCGGCGAGCTGGCAATGAGGATCGAGGGCCTGATGTGCATTCCTCCGGTCGACGAGAACCCCGGCCCGCATTTCGCGCTGCTTCAAAAGCTTGCCGGCGAATGCGGTCTCGACAAGCTCTCGATGGGCATGTCCGGCGATTTCGAAACGGCAATCGCCTTCGGCGCCACCAGCGTCCGGGTAGGCTCGGCGATCTTCGGGGCGCGCTGA
- the leuS gene encoding leucine--tRNA ligase → MATERYNPRDAEPRWQQEWEAGKVFETSNDDPREKYYVLEMFPYPSGRIHMGHVRNYTMGDVVARYKRARGFNVLHPMGWDAFGMPAENAAMERGVHPASWTYQNIASMKAQLKVMGLSLDWNREFATCDPAYYQRQQHLFLDFLEKGLVYRKQSKVNWDPVDNTVLANEQVIDGRGWRSGALVEQRELTQWFFRITDFSQDLLDALDRLDQWPEKVRLMQKNWIGRSEGLLVRWELDASTVPDGTTELTVYTTRPDTLFGASFLAISADHPLAKEAAAKNAEIEAFCEECRRAGTSLAALETAEKKGIDTGIRAKHPLDSTWELPVYVANFVLMDYGTGAIFGCPSGDQRDLDFARKYGLPVVPVVMPKEADAASFTIENEAYVGDGVMINSRFLDGLSTEEAFETVASRLEKEMLGATPRAERKVNFRLRDWGISRQRYWGCPIPVIHCGDCGVVPVPKADLPVTLPPDVTFDKPGNPLDRHPTWRHVACPQCGKDARRETDTMDTFVDSSWYFARFTAPWEDNPTDPKVANHWLPVDQYIGGIEHAILHLLYSRFFTRAMKATGHVALDEPFKGLFTQGMVVHETYSRGEGAQREWITPAEVRVEEIDGERRALLIETGEEIAIGSIEKMSKSKKNVVDPDDIIGSYGADTARFFVLSDSPPDRDVIWSEAGVEGAHRFVQRVWRLIAEAAEALRASNASPAKEGDGLAISQAAHRTLRAVEADYDKLAFNKAVARIYELVNVLAAPLTQVADGKSDPVVTAAVKDAVAILINLIAPMMPHLAEECWREIGGDGLIAERGWPSFDPVLVVENEITLPVQINGKKRADLTIARDADQSAIESAVLALDAVKAALGGSNPKKIIVVPQRIVNVVV, encoded by the coding sequence ATGGCCACCGAACGATATAATCCGCGCGATGCCGAACCGCGCTGGCAGCAGGAATGGGAAGCGGGCAAGGTCTTCGAGACCAGCAACGACGATCCGCGCGAAAAATACTACGTGCTCGAGATGTTCCCCTATCCCTCGGGCCGCATCCACATGGGGCACGTGCGCAACTACACCATGGGCGACGTCGTTGCCCGCTACAAGCGCGCCCGCGGCTTCAACGTGCTGCATCCGATGGGCTGGGATGCGTTCGGCATGCCGGCGGAAAACGCCGCCATGGAACGCGGCGTGCATCCGGCGAGCTGGACCTATCAGAACATCGCCTCGATGAAGGCGCAACTGAAGGTGATGGGCCTGTCGCTCGACTGGAACCGGGAGTTCGCCACCTGCGACCCGGCCTATTACCAGCGTCAACAGCATCTCTTCCTCGATTTCCTCGAGAAGGGTCTCGTCTACCGCAAGCAATCGAAGGTCAATTGGGACCCGGTCGACAACACCGTGCTCGCCAACGAGCAGGTGATCGACGGCCGCGGCTGGCGTTCCGGCGCTTTGGTGGAGCAGCGCGAGCTGACCCAGTGGTTCTTCCGGATCACCGATTTCAGCCAGGACCTGCTCGACGCGCTCGACAGGCTCGACCAGTGGCCGGAAAAGGTCCGGCTGATGCAGAAGAACTGGATCGGCCGCTCCGAGGGCCTGCTGGTGCGATGGGAGCTCGATGCTTCGACCGTTCCGGACGGCACGACGGAACTGACCGTCTATACGACACGCCCCGACACGCTCTTCGGCGCCTCGTTCCTGGCGATTTCGGCGGACCATCCGCTCGCCAAGGAAGCCGCGGCCAAGAATGCTGAAATCGAAGCCTTCTGCGAGGAATGCCGGCGCGCCGGCACCTCGCTCGCAGCGCTCGAAACGGCCGAGAAGAAGGGCATCGACACCGGCATTCGCGCCAAACACCCGCTCGATTCGACCTGGGAGCTGCCGGTCTATGTCGCCAATTTCGTGCTGATGGATTATGGCACCGGCGCCATCTTCGGCTGCCCTTCCGGCGACCAGCGCGACCTGGACTTCGCCCGCAAATACGGCCTGCCGGTCGTCCCCGTAGTGATGCCGAAGGAAGCCGACGCGGCAAGCTTCACGATCGAGAACGAAGCCTATGTCGGCGACGGGGTGATGATCAATTCGCGCTTCCTCGACGGTCTTTCGACCGAGGAAGCCTTCGAGACGGTCGCCTCGCGGCTCGAGAAGGAAATGCTGGGCGCCACGCCGCGCGCGGAGCGGAAGGTCAACTTCCGCCTCCGCGACTGGGGCATCTCGCGCCAGCGTTATTGGGGCTGCCCGATCCCGGTTATCCATTGCGGCGACTGCGGCGTGGTGCCGGTGCCAAAGGCGGACCTGCCCGTGACGCTGCCGCCGGACGTGACCTTCGACAAGCCCGGCAATCCGCTCGACCGGCATCCGACCTGGCGGCATGTAGCGTGTCCGCAGTGCGGCAAGGACGCCCGGCGCGAAACCGACACGATGGACACGTTCGTCGATTCCTCCTGGTACTTCGCGCGCTTTACCGCGCCCTGGGAGGACAATCCGACCGACCCGAAGGTCGCCAACCACTGGCTTCCAGTCGACCAATATATCGGCGGCATCGAGCACGCGATCCTGCACCTGCTCTATTCCCGCTTCTTCACCCGCGCAATGAAGGCGACCGGCCATGTGGCGCTGGACGAGCCATTCAAGGGCCTGTTCACCCAGGGCATGGTGGTGCACGAAACCTACAGCCGCGGCGAGGGTGCGCAGCGCGAATGGATCACGCCGGCCGAGGTCCGCGTCGAGGAAATCGACGGTGAGCGGCGCGCACTTCTGATCGAGACCGGCGAGGAGATCGCCATCGGCTCGATCGAGAAGATGTCGAAGTCGAAGAAAAATGTCGTCGATCCGGACGACATCATCGGCTCCTACGGCGCCGACACCGCCCGCTTCTTCGTTCTCTCCGATTCGCCGCCGGACCGCGACGTGATCTGGTCCGAAGCGGGCGTCGAGGGTGCTCATCGTTTCGTCCAGCGCGTCTGGAGGCTCATCGCCGAGGCAGCGGAAGCCCTGCGCGCGAGCAACGCTTCGCCGGCGAAGGAAGGCGATGGCCTGGCCATCTCCCAGGCCGCGCACCGGACGCTGCGCGCCGTCGAAGCCGACTACGACAAGCTCGCCTTCAACAAGGCGGTCGCGCGGATCTACGAACTCGTCAACGTTCTGGCCGCTCCGCTGACCCAGGTGGCCGACGGCAAGAGCGATCCGGTCGTCACCGCGGCGGTCAAGGACGCCGTTGCGATCCTGATCAATCTGATTGCACCGATGATGCCGCACCTCGCGGAAGAATGCTGGCGGGAAATCGGCGGCGATGGCCTGATCGCCGAGCGCGGCTGGCCGAGCTTCGATCCGGTCCTTGTCGTCGAAAACGAGATCACCCTGCCGGTCCAGATCAACGGCAAGAAGCGCGCCGATTTGACAATTGCGCGCGACGCAGATCAGAGTGCGATCGAAAGCGCCGTGCTCGCTCTCGACGCCGTCAAGGCGGCGCTCGGCGGCAGCAACCCGAAAAAGATCATCGTCGTGCCGCAGAGGATCGTCAATGTCGTTGTCTGA
- a CDS encoding LPS assembly lipoprotein LptE, producing MSLSDKAAFRLRSFPIVAGSLLLTALAGCQVRPLYSDGPTGSTSVALASIEISEADNRVEQEVRNALVFLTARGAGEPVNPQYHLALNVSHRTVGVLFDTTDNDDDDDDAGAGRIVVKADYNLTRTATGETVRAGNRSAVALVDFPQQEFAKVRAIRDGENRAAKELAEIIGADIAAALGR from the coding sequence ATGTCGTTGTCTGATAAAGCTGCCTTTCGCCTCCGGTCGTTTCCGATAGTGGCGGGCAGCCTGCTGCTGACCGCTTTGGCGGGTTGCCAGGTGAGGCCGCTTTACTCCGACGGCCCCACCGGCTCGACATCGGTGGCACTCGCCTCGATCGAGATTTCGGAGGCCGATAATCGTGTCGAGCAGGAGGTGCGCAACGCCCTCGTCTTCCTCACCGCGCGCGGGGCGGGCGAGCCGGTCAACCCGCAGTACCATCTCGCACTCAACGTGTCGCACCGGACGGTGGGTGTGTTGTTCGACACGACGGACAATGACGATGATGACGACGACGCGGGAGCCGGCCGCATCGTCGTGAAGGCGGACTACAACCTGACCAGGACCGCCACCGGCGAAACGGTGAGGGCGGGCAACAGATCGGCCGTCGCACTGGTCGACTTCCCCCAACAGGAATTCGCCAAGGTTCGCGCCATTCGCGACGGTGAGAACCGCGCGGCAAAGGAACTGGCGGAGATCATCGGCGCCGACATCGCAGCGGCCCTCGGCCGCTGA